atcTCAATTTAACAACAAAAACGTTTTTAAACTACTAGAGCGCAATCGACGCGACAACACGCGCTAGTTTCAAATAGATTTGAATTGCGCGGTCTAAATGTCGACCAATGAGGAGTCAGTGGGACAGAGCTTCGATGGCTTCCATTTGTTTTGTTTCGCATTGTATACGGATTTTAATAGCTATTTGGCAGCGAAAATAGTCTAGAAATTAATTACTAATCTCCGTCGAATGGAGAGTGTTGCTAGAGCCGAACATATGATTCCTAATCTCAGCTCAACTCGGGTAGGGGACGacaaaaatccaattattaccGAATAATGTCTTAATTACCCTCTTTAACACGATTATTAATTCCCAACTAACTCGATGAATCGAGGAATTACGTTCGATCACTCGGATCGCAGTCGGTTTATGGCTAATTATCTCTGGAAGCCGACGGTCGGGCGTCGTGTGGTGACGTGTCGGTTAAAACTTAAAACAACGAGAAACCGCACACAACCCCATCTCGTGCTAAACGCTCGTGTGTATCTCGCGAGATACGTAAAACTGATTACGCAATGGGATTCGCGCTCTCGTGTGTTCAGGCATGTGTTAGTAAACAAGTTGAGTAGATTTAGATCAAAGGGGACggacaaatacaaaataaacacACATACGGGCGTTTGTGGTTATGTCGAAGGGATCAAACGTAAGGCTGAAGACCACGCTTCCTTGAGTCATTAGAGACGTACGTCGATTAATGTGCTTTCCCCTCGATTCAATGTACGATCTCTTACACTACGTTCAGTCACTTGTTTTAAATCCATTCGAAATAATTGACGTTGTGAAGTTATAACCGATTGAGTGAATTTATAGCGAGGGGGAGAGAAACAAAGTGGTATTGCGTTTGATGCtgtggcgaaaaaaaaaaacaattggacGACTCCTTCATTTCGGGGTGACTCGACATAACCTCGACCGGTAAAAAATTAAGGAGATCGATGCATTACAACTAATTTTTGGGAGATGGACGAAAGGGTAAAATACGGTGCAATTACATCATCACACACTTCAAATCGATTCATTGCATAACTTTGAGATAAGGTGAATGCCCTAAATCGTGATCGAGAGCACCGAAGTGCTGTCATACCTAATTCGTCATTGGTTGACATTGATAGCGcagcattgaaaaataaaaaaatattgcaactATTTAATTCATGGAAATGATTCGGAtaattctgtattttttaattatttttgtttaggTTGACCTAATTCCTTCGTGCAATTCTGCAATGCGGTCTCGAAACGTCATGTGGTCCTTCATGATTAAAGGATAAATACccgtcagtgaaaaaaaaattaattgcaccGAATTTAATTATGTAAACAGGTTCACCTCAATCCCCCGTCATTCGCCTTTGAGAATATCTTCGAGTGAAGAGATTTAATCGTAAGTGCACCTTTTCCTCGTACACCTCGTTAAATTAGGGCAACGAAGCGCGATGATCATTACAATGTTATGGATGAACTCAGTAGAGTATAACCTCTCATTTACTAtccttggttttttttttattatccgaCTATTTTTTCCTAGAAAATCGgctgtgattttttaaatttctatcAACCACTTATGAATGAGGATTCGAGGGTGATAATATAAGAAATGAGAGGTTTTACCgtacaaaatttattgctcCATTCGAAAAGGTCCGAAGACTCGCCTCAGCATCTtacctgaaacaaaaaaaaaaaccccgatTTAGTTAAAACACTCAACTCTAATCTCGCTAGTCAGCGATGGTAATGCTAAGTAATCAATAAACATTGCGCAACAGAAAAACAATTGTTCATATTCGGTGCATTAAGGGGTTACATGGGTTTCGTCGGGCAAAAAACggccttttttcaataattttttttgcatgtaaaaaatgaaatatttacatgaaactttttattatttaaaagatacatatttaataaacattttgtgaaattttcaaaaaaaaatgtcaagatGGCGGCCATTACGACGCCATTTCCGGCAGTCCCTCGGAAAAAAGGTGCCTCCGCGTTGTCAGCAGAACTTCTTTCAGGATTAtctgaaatgaaaggaaaaaattcctgttttaGTAAAGACAATAAACTAGGTATtggacgaaggaaaaaaaaaaaaaatgaaaattcgatttttggcagacatttttataaaaaaatgcaaattttgatgaaaatttctcgaaatttgtcaatttttaaatagttgtaattaaaaaaaaaaaaaatccttcgttcAAGACCTTGTAAATAATATCTCGAAGACttgtgtaaaatttcattaagatcggttgagtagttcgcgagaaatcttgacaaccgactttgaaaacatagttttgagaaaaacgcgtttaaagttttaGAGACAATAaaagtggggaaaaaaattttttttttcaacttacatTGAATCGTCGATTCCTGGGCCATAAAGTAGAGAACCTGCTGCAGCTGCAATGTCCAGGGCATCCTTTTGCTCCTGTCGATGACGAACCCTGGCTTCACGAGTCTCGctagtagattttttttcggctgcgaTCACCCGGTTTTCATCTATCTTTCGGGCATAATTGTGGGAATTTGGACCAAGTTTTAGGTCCATACTGTGCATAGTTAATAATAATGCTGATATTCCTTCATTGAAAGTACAAGCAGCGATTAATGCAGCAATTTGAACTATTATTGACCCAGCTGGAAGTATTTTGGGAGTAATTTTCCAAATCAACTGATTGAAACTTTCATTGGTATTTTGCGTAAATCCACCAACACACCGCTCCAAAAGCTCATCCTTACTCAGGTCTTCATAAATTGGTTTCATTGCAATCAAAACATCATCTGGTAATGGAGTATAATTGTGTTTGAATGATGAGAGATTATTTGATGCTGATGCTTGCTGCCAGGTGCACCACGTGGCTGGAGCTTCAGGGCAATTTTGATGCTGAGGATTTTTGTCTGTAGAGCTGTAGTGGTAATAAGTAGCCCATATTGCATTCCTCATTTTATCAGCTGAATCACTGTTTCTTCTTATCGCTAAGCCATAATATACAGTTAATTTGTCTATCAATTTACTAGTCAATTTACCTTTAccggaaagaatttttttttgattttttttgccttTGACCATCTTTTCCTCAACGGTTTTCTTCACTAAATCACGCAACCGGGTGCCCATCCTCTTCTGTACGTGGCCAATACATTCTTTCTTATTGACAACAAAATCTTCACCATAAGGTTGGGCTTTGAGAATACCAGAGTATGTTTTAGAATCTCCATCTCCTATATAATTTACGTACCTCACGCCATGTTTTACAATAGAACGTTTAaacatttcaataattgaagATACTTCCATGTTTCCAGATCCTCCAGTGTGATTGGTGGTACATTGATCAGTTTTGATGTGTTCTTCTTTCCACTCTTCAAATTCTGCCgtatctaatttttttttccaagactCACATAATTTACAGTATGAACTTTTAACAATAACATCCAAGACTTTTCCTGTGTGATATCCGATTAGAGAACTCACACCATAAAGTGATGCAAAACCACGCTTTTTCCACGTCCCATCACCGGAGACAGTCACATCTGTCGTATCTTCAATGTTGTTTGCTAAACTTGTCATTTGCTTTTCCTCTGTAGCAGCAGAGGAGAACAATTTCTCAGCAACTATGGTAATACATTCATGTATTTTACTAATATAAAAGTCGTATGTTGATTGATTCAAAAAGGAGCTGCTTATATCCATCAAACCGCAAAACTTCTTGCATCCAGCAAGACCCAAACCCAATGCTCgcataacaaaaataaaccgCCGATTTAATTCATACATTCTGCCAATTTGTTGAcatgataaaatatattttggttTACATCGTTCACATTGTACCACAAGTTTAAATCCCAGACCGAATTTGGAGCATTGTTTAAAATCTATTTTTCCATTACAAACTTGTTCTTCACCTGCACTTTTAATAATGTTTGAACACCGTACAAAAGACGAAAGTGTAGAAAAAACCAGAGCAAAGTCAATGATCGAATATTGTAGTGTGGCTTCCTCTGGCACGTGCTGTTTATCCTCGCCTTTTAATTTCTTTGCCGACGAACTCGTGAAAGAATTATCATCTGTCTCACGATTTTTCGGATTAAACGATTGTGTCCTTTTCTTAGGTCGATCTTTTCTACGAACACCGTCCGTTATCTTGGCTCTAGACACTTTAAACggcattttttatcgaaaaaattcacagcAAACACTTATAACCTCAAAATAAACTACGTAGTTTAACGAGAAATCACCAAATGAAGTATTTCCCACTTGTTTACCTTACACAGTGAAAGAAAAGGACAATAATTACGGCTAATGATAGGCGAGCCGCTGCAGCGTTATACATACTGCGCGCTCAGCCTATACATGACCTGGAGCGTCCGTCTTTTCAGGGCTGTATTCCCGAAACTATAACTCGgatcaacttgaaaatttaggacaatattctagagatgttatagaatttaataagacgaaaaaaaaaaaatcgattttttgaaaccgTGAAACCCATGTAACCCCTTAAGAATATTTTCTCGGAAAAATAGTTAATGGGATTGACGGTGTATCTGATGAATGTAGCGAGATGAAATGAAGGTATCGAGGCAAATAAAGGAGAGGGGTCACACCACGCCTCGATGGGTGATCCCATCCAACCCATTCGTAGAACAGGCCACGGCGAGAGATCTCGGGGTTCCACGTATACACTGGCATCGCCCTGTCGATCAGATTTCTATCAATGCCATGTCGAACGACTCGTACCTTATTTTcttcctttatttattttttttttactgagaaCGATGGTGACCCAGACAACTTTCATTCCAATGAATCGTCTTTTTCTGATGGAAATGGGTTagcaaattaaattgaaaacgcagcaaattaattttccttcaGTTCATTATGACTCTGCGACGCGGGAGAAAGGTCTGATCATAACGAACAGCTCGCAAGGAccaaatgaatatattttatcataaaatCATTGTTTACATTTACTATGTCCACATGAGGAGCGGGGAATTCAAATGCGGCGCGCAATCGGTCTCGTCTCCCCGAAGgtcgatgaaaaaatctcaGACCAgtgataaacaataataaataaataaatgattgagGGCAATTTGTTTTATCCGTGATAAAAGCACAGGATACAATCGCATTCACGGTCGGTTGTGTTATTCAGGTTCATCCACCTCCAGTTGCTCAAAGTACTGAGTTGGAAACTGATAGTTGGATGAAACGACGCGCAACGTTAAATTGGGATTAGTTGAAGTGAAGGGTTGGTGGATGGGGGGGAGGGAAAGGGGGGATCATGGGCAACAGGGCGTTACGTGTTCGTGCGCCTGCGGGGTTGAAGATCGTCCAACGACAAAGCGCGTTGTGTATAGATTCTTCCCTTTCTTCCCCCCCTGACTGTTGTAACCTCGCCATTGGGTTCGACCATATCCAGCTTGACGGTTCAAGAACGCCAAATGGATGGGCGCATACTCGGTGCATCGGTATCACAATGTGTGTGGTCTCGGGTTCCTCATGTAGATCGAACAAATTTTAATGGGATGAGACAATTGATTAGTCAATTGCAAAATTCAGTCATTcgatcagaaaaattatttattcgaatGATATCAGTAATTCTGTTCCAACGTTAATATAATTACTTTTTATAGGGAGGGTGGGGTAAACTGAAGGGttttaaatgttaataacTTAGAATTTGGATAGTGGggttgaatgtttttttttgcggcTCCGCTCGTGTTGAaaaattagatattttttgttattgagAAATGTTTATGGGATCCACATACATAGTCTGAATATAGTAAATTTCAATGTACATAGTCTTGTAATACATAAGAGAGTCGATCGCTTTCTCAACAGAGCGACGCAACGTGCCGGCAAAGGAGCTTGATATTGGTTTTATAGGCGAGAGCGTGGGTGTTTGGATAAATCAATGATTACATCGGcaattaatcaaatatataGTGACTGTGGAGGGGAGGAAGTCGGTGAAACGAGTCGCGTGTATTGCGACAGAATTGATACTGAGAAATAAAGCAAAACGTTTATTCTCATTCAGCTCAATCTTCGCCGGCATCTAATCATCAGAGTCTTCAATTATTCTACTGCGTATTGACAATTGAGTCATAAGTGtattcaactatttttctcATCGTGTGGAGGTGGCATTTGTAATTCTAATGGGGGAAGTACGTAAGAATAAATCCTTGGAATTAGGATTGGCTATCGCTTTCCCTTTGATTatcgaatggaaaaaaactgaaaatgtaACGTTTCATGCATTTTTTATCTttagaatatttaaataataattgtagtTTAGTCCAGTCGGGATGAAATTCATTAACTacgatttattaattattaacataACTATTGAGGCTCTGTACAACCCGTAGAAATTTGGGAGAACCGGGtgtatattatttttacataaaaaaaatctccggtGAGTTCttgaactgataaaaaaaaattcctctcacATGACTGAATTAACAGTCTGAGGGAGCGTGAAAAATTGCCACGTCTCATGTCCTCACAGGGCATTAATTCCCTTCCCAGGACCACCTCCGAATATTTCGATATTCCACCGCAACCGGGAGCCGCGTCGAGCTTTGCGATTAATAccgattgaaaataaaacctaAAAATCCAGTAGACATTGGCGTAATTCCCCGGAGTGCGGGTTAAAGTAAGGTAGCTCCAgttgatttttatcatttttatctccTCATCTTTTACCCCCTCAATTTTGACCTCCcacttattttctttttcacttgGATAATTACTTCTAGATGCCAGCGTGTGCGATGGCATCCAACCCCATTGGAATCCACAGGGATGGGTGGAGAGGGGCCATCATGGGTAACTTCGATAGCCAAACTTATAATTTAATGGTTAATTATATAAAGGGAGGGAGTCCACTGTGCGCGATTCGGGCCCGAGCCACTGGGCGGACACGGTGATGTGAAGGAATGCAtcttctctttctcctctgTTGGAGGCATTTTGTTGCAGGGAATACTGCTAGTCAGGATCAACGCTGGGTATTTCGAGGCCGATAGTACCCGGGCAGTTTGTCGGAATCTCCGGGGACGAGTCTTTAACGCACCGTCTCCAGACGGCTCTTGACAATGTCGACGGCATGAGGCGGACAATCAGTGCGGAACTTGTCGTGGGGGCGACGTATCAGGAATTCTCCAGTGGGtgatttccatatttttagaATTACGAAATGTGGAGCAAATCAAGCGGAAATCTTGTCGTTTTGTTGCAAAATCGTGTCCtattactttttttcttttgataaAATCACGAGAAACGTTAGATTTTGCGTCAGAGGAgcgaatttgaaaaatcctttGCGGAGAATATTTGAGGATTTGAAAATTAGTCTTCTGCATTTGTTGCTACCAAAACATGTGCCAGGAAAGGGATTTCGTGAGATGAGATTTTGTAATTGAATCGTGCGatgaaattaacaatttaCCGTTAGATCATTCCCGGTGGAGGACAAAAGGTGTAATGATGGGCTCGGGGTCAGGTGAAACTAATCGAGCGAAATATAGAATTGTTATTATAAAGGTGAACAGTGTCGTGGAAATAGGTAGGACATGCTGGTGATGTGATAAGAGGAGGAGGCGCTTCACGTCGTGTTGAGTCACTCACTCGTAATTAACATCGTCACGTGTCAATGGGGGGTAAATTTCAGGTTAGCTTCCTTTCATGAGTCCCATTGTTACAGAAAATGTGCAAAAGATGATACTGGAAATTCTGTTGAGCGACTCTCAATATCCTATAAGTAATCTACGCAgtcataaatttaaatttggtagcaaaaaaaattttgaaagagcATTAATcttcatcaaaaatttattttcgcgCAGTAGTCGGTATCGGACAATCACAAGCTCATGAAAGCCGacgattaaaataaattattaatatctcTCTGATTTACAAATCGAGTGATTAGTCTCACTTCCACCGACATCAGTCTTAACATCAAAATCGACAATAATCTCATGCACAATGCGCCCTCCCCTTTCCCCGGCAATTATCGCGAAGGTAGCGCCCAATTATAATGATTATACCGCACTCATTATCTCCGCAACTAATCGTGAATGCATTATTCATAAACAGAACAGAAGTAACGCTCGGGGGCATTACACGCGTATATCTCTGTCCTCACCACGTGATACAGTGAGTCCCAGGTGGAGTTACCATTATTGTACTGCGGTACCAGTTTACCCAgtatttttgggattttttcgttatcgacgcggttgaaaattttccccacTTTTTAGACATcgtgaacaattaattatggTTATTCATATCGCACCGGTGAGATTATTTACGAGACCCGCGACACCTTTATCCGCTGCACTATCGGACGGGCCGTTTGAAAATCCAGTTTTCTATCCGCACCCTCCGGTAACCTGCAACACCGGATAGTTTCGATCACGGTGATTGTATCGAATTTCATTACTCGATTAACTTTATCATTATTTCTGTTCATGTATTCATACATCAGTTATTGCAGCTGATAAGCACAAACTCTTGTTACCGATATTTTGGGGTTGAGGAGATCATAATGTAGCGCTCAAAACCAGTTGATAAATCACGCTCCcggaatttacaattttttgctCTCCACGTGGagcaaaaattcaggaaaaattctggtgtTAGGGCACGAGAGGGGGCGCAAAGGAGCggtcatgaaaaaaatccagactGACCCTGGGGCCCCTTACTGACCCTTtactgaattaaataaattttaccaaaaaaaCTTGGGAAAATTCATCTTAACGGcgccagtattttttttacaaccaaggggttgtaattttttccagtAACCACCCTGTAACCGCGCACTGTGGTGGTCTCCTTGAAGGGTAATGAGCAAAAGATGTCGACCATCACCGGTCCCTCGGTGAAAGAAGAGAAAGAGCCGCGCCCGGGTGTGCGGGGACGCGGAACGGCCTCGGAGGTTGAGGGAAAACCCCTCGATTTCCTTGTATACCCCAAGCAACACCACCCACTGAGAGTTTGACTCCAATATTACACTGTCCAGATGATTGTCCGGGACAGATCGGTATCACCCGTATCCTGGACATCGTCTCCGCCCCCCAGTTGTACAATCCCTCAGTGGGAGTTTCTCTCGATCAATTTCTTTATTATCGTACATTcgcgaaaatgaatttttccattagccCCCGCCAATTACTCGAGACTTCGACCTTTTCAAATCACTCGTAATACTCCCTCTCCCCCTATCGGCCTCTCCTTTACAATTGATTCGATCACGCTAAGTAGCCCTTCTCATTCCTCATTAAGAAAATCTCATTTCACTTCCCCTGATTTTCATAAACAGTTATGTCActcaatataaataattttcattttttcttgacAGGTTAATTCGTTCTGCGCAGGGTATAAGTGATTATTGGATGCAAAACTGCAGGTCAAAGACGCaaaaaggaaattttttgGGCGAAATGGTGCAGCCTCTTTCCAGGACCCTCCTCACAAACCTCCCCACAAATACGATGATACGCGAGCTATATACAAGCCACGTGGCGTGCGCGTTCCCGTGATTGCAGTGGTGTTCAGGCCCGTCATTACCTGACCCCAGTGGTGTGACCTTTTGTGCGAGGGGCCCCCGCGGCCGGCACGCCGATATCCTGAGTGTGTACACACACATACCCCCGACACACTATTTTACAGGAAAACTCGAGAGTTACTGGAGATCCCCGGGCAATCGATTTATCACATAAAAATTGGAGGGCGAGGTGAGGGGAGGGGGCGAACGAAAATAATGAGGGGAAAAGTAACTAAAGGAGTTTCAAACATTTATCCACCCTGACCTCTGTCTCGTAACGGATAGCTGTTATCTCCTGAAGGGATCTCCACCATTTTTCCTCAACACAGCGGAAATGATTCGTTTTGCCGGACTGGTttttaaatcattgaaataacAATTCATTTGGGGAAGTGGAGTAATTAtctcaatgagaaaaaaaatcattgtaatcaaataattttctgattagAATTCGAAGCGATTTTTCGAATGATTTCGGATTATTGATTGTTGTTGAGGTTTGAATTTTGTCAAGTTCAGTTCAATGCCGGATCAGAGATCATTAAGTTCAATCATCTATGATCTGAaagacatttgttttttaaaatccctcaattttcacctgaattttagttaaaaaaattaatggttttCATAGCGATCAAATTGCTCCCTAAAAACGGTTTAGAAATTACtcgcgaaattcaatgaacatGGACTAAATAACCAGGAGCTTATCAGTagttattcgataattttggagGTCCCGTGGTCTtaaatactaaaaaattttCGACAAAACAATGACAAAATTCAAGATTCACCACCTGAAACGTCAAAagcaattgaatttattcccctaaaaaaatatattccccaTTTAAACGAACACGTGAATGCAAACCACAAAAACATCTTTCCCTCAACAAAAGTGAACAATGTTCTCTCATTGTTCCCCGGTTATTCACATTGAGCCGAGAAAACTCAAGCCGAAAGGAGGGATGAGATAAAAAGGCTCATGAGAGCTTCTACCGACTGTGACCCGATGTATGACCCTATCAGTGTTTTTTCCCCTCCTAGTCGTGGGCCTTTCTTCTCTCACTCGCAAAGGGGCATTGTTTATAATCCTCGGTACTCCAAGGTGACCTCTATTGTTTTCCAAGGCCCCTATTGTCTTTAAAACTAGAAGACACCAGCAGTCTCATCACAGCATTAGTCCCAGTACTCTCCCCACCTCATCCTTCATAAATACACAGCCAATTATCAAACGAAGTAATTACTCGATTGAAATTTTACCAGCGATGATGGACACCGACTGACCCGGAGAGGGAGACGGCGGTGTATGCTCAAGGTCACGGGGGGCAGGAGGAGGAGTATTCAACGACAAACTGACGTCAAAGGACGCAACCGCCAGGAACGGATGCGGCAGTGCGTGAAATCAGGAAATGCTGCGAAAAAAGGAACGAgagatgaacaaaaaaaagggCAGTTGGAATTTtgcaaaaatgataaatattgcACACTTGGGCGAAGTGATGCGTGGACGGTTAAAAGTGAAGAAGGAGGGGGAAATCGACGACGTAATAACAGTGATTTGATTGGTGTAGTCGAAGGTCTGGAGTATGGAGTACGATGAGGCCCCGGAGG
This genomic interval from Diachasmimorpha longicaudata isolate KC_UGA_2023 chromosome 4, iyDiaLong2, whole genome shotgun sequence contains the following:
- the LOC135161083 gene encoding uncharacterized protein LOC135161083 isoform X1, with translation MPFKVSRAKITDGVRRKDRPKKRTQSFNPKNRETDDNSFTSSSAKKLKGEDKQHVPEEATLQYSIIDFALVFSTLSSFVRCSNIIKSAGEEQVCNGKIDFKQCSKFGLGFKLVVQCERCKPKYILSCQQIGRMYELNRRFIFVMRALGLGLAGCKKFCGLMDISSSFLNQSTYDFYISKIHECITIVAEKLFSSAATEEKQMTSLANNIEDTTDVTVSGDGTWKKRGFASLYGVSSLIGYHTGKVLDVIVKSSYCKLCESWKKKLDTAEFEEWKEEHIKTDQCTTNHTGGSGNMEVSSIIEMFKRSIVKHGVRYVNYIGDGDSKTYSGILKAQPYGEDFVVNKKECIGHVQKRMGTRLRDLVKKTVEEKMVKGKKNQKKILSGKGKLTSKLIDKLTVYYGLAIRRNSDSADKMRNAIWATYYHYSSTDKNPQHQNCPEAPATWCTWQQASASNNLSSFKHNYTPLPDDVLIAMKPIYEDLSKDELLERCVGGFTQNTNESFNQLIWKITPKILPAGSIIVQIAALIAACTFNEGISALLLTMHSMDLKLGPNSHNYARKIDENRVIAAEKKSTSETREARVRHRQEQKDALDIAAAAGSLLYGPGIDDSI
- the LOC135161083 gene encoding uncharacterized protein LOC135161083 isoform X2 gives rise to the protein MPFKVSRAKITDGVRRKDRPKKRTQSFNPKNRETDDNSFTSSSAKKLKGEDKQHVPEEATLQYSIIDFALVFSTLSSFVRCSNIIKSAGEEQVCNGKIDFKQCSKFGLGFKLVVQCERCKPKYILSCQQIGRMYELNRRFIFVMRALGLGLAGCKKFCGLMDISSSFLNQSTYDFYISKIHECITIVAEKLFSSAATEEKQMTSLANNIEDTTDVTVSGDGTWKKRGFASLYGVSSLIGYHTGKVLDVIVKSSYCKLCESWKKKLDTAEFEEWKEEHIKTDQCTTNHTGGSGNMEVSSIIEMFKRSIVKHGVRYVNYIGDGDSKTYSGILKAQPYGEDFVVNKKECIGHVQKRMGTRLRDLVKKTVEEKMVKGKKNQKKILSGKGKLTSKLIDKLTVYYGLAIRRNSDSADKMRNAIWATYYHYSSTDKNPQHQNCPEAPATWCTWQQASASNNLSSFKHNYTPLPDDVLIAMKPIYEDLSKDELLERCVGGFTQNTNESFNQLIWKITPKILPAGSIIVQIAALIAACTFNEGISALLLTMHSMDLKLGPNSHNYARKIDENRVIAAEKKSTSETREARVRHRQEQKDALDIAAAAGSLLYGPGIDDSM